The genome window CGCGCTGTAGGTGGCGATGGTGTAGCTGGTGACGTCGGTGTTCACCTGGGCCCAGCTGCCCTCCAGGCCGAACTCCAGCACGTAGCCGATGAAGCGCACGCCGCCGTAGAAGCGGTTGTGCCGGTTGCTGCTGATGTCCACCGAGGTGAAGACGTCCTGGCTGGCGGTGCCCGAGGCGTTGTTCGGGGCGTGGAACTGGTCGTTCTCGCTCTGGCCCGGGTTGAAGTCGATCACGTTCGACGACGCCGCCACCCACACGCTCGACCAGCCCACGTACGGGGTGATCGTGCACATGCCGTTGACGGGGATCTGCTTGCCCAGGCCGAGGTCGAAGCCGGCCACGGTGAGCGTGAACTCCCGCGCGCCGATGAGCTGCGTGCCCCAGCCGCGCGCGCCCAGGTCGGGGAAGTAGAGGAAGCCCTCGTTCAGGGCCCACTTGGCCTCGACGGTGGTGGCCACCATGTTCGAGCCTTCGATGTAGTTCACCTTCACGCCCACCTCGAGCGAGAAGGGCAGGCCCTTGCGCACGTGCACGCCGGGCATCTGCAGCGCGCCGGTGCCGGTGTACGCCGGATCAAGCGGCCAGTAGCGGATGCCGTTGATGGTGCCCGAGTCGTTCACCAGCGAGACCGGGTACTCGAACGCGAAGTCGAAGCCCGCGTAGCCCGTGGTCTCGGGCGGCTCGAGGTTCCAGTTGGTGATGGCCACGCCCAGCTCCTGCATGAACGCGCTGAAGCGCTTGTTGGCCGCCCCATCCACCGAGGGCGCGCCGAGCTGGTACAGGCGGAAGTCGTAGCGATCGGCGCGGGCCGTGGCCGGAACCAGAAGCGCGAGCGAGCAAAGAAGTGCGAGCCTTCGCATTCACCCTCCGGGCCGCAGGGCGCATGCGCCCCGACCTGGCACCTGTCGAACGATAGCCGAGGCATCCGGAACCGGGCAATAAAACGGACCCTTGGCAGAAAACTCCACCCCGAACTCCGGGCGGTCCCGGCCCAGCTGGAATAGATTGCCGCATCCGCAGGGGGACCCCCACGTGAGCGAGCCCGTCATCCTGGCCGGCGACATCGGCGGCACCAACACCCGGCTCTGCCTCTACCAGGTGAACGGTGCGGAGGTCGTGGAGCTGCGCGGGCAGTCGTACTCCAGCAAGGGCGTGAAGAGCCTGGATGAGCTGGTGCGCCGGTTCATGTCGGAGGGCCCGCCGGTGCGCTTGGGCGCGGCAGCGCTGGCGGTGGCCGGCCCGGTCGTCGACGGGCGCTGCGTGGCCACCAACCTCCCCTGGGTGCTCGAGGAGGCCCACCTCGCCGAGGCCGCCAAGGTGGCGCACCTCAAGCTGCTCAACGATCTGCAGGCGCTGGCCTTCGGCGTGCTGTTCCTGCCGCGGCACCAGCTGATCTCGCTCAACGGCTTGGGCCCGCCGGGGCGCGGCGCGGCGGCGGTGATCGCGGTGGGCACGGGGCTCGGGCAGGCCTACCTGCACTGGGACGGCGCGCGCTACCACCCCTCGCCCAGCGAGGGCAGCCACGGCGAGTTCGGCCCGCAGAACGAGATCCAGCTCGAGCTCTCGCGCTACCTCATCCAGCGCTTCGGTCACCCCAGCACGGAGCGGGTGATCAGCGGGCCGGGCTTCTCGGTGATCTACGACTTCCTGGTGCAGACCGGCCGCGAGAAGGCGCCTGCGGAGCTGGAGCAGGAGCTCACCACTGGCGATCGCAACGCCATCATCAGCATGCACGGCGTGAAGGGCCGCTACGACATCTGCGCGCGGGTGATGGAGATCTTCATCGACTGCTTCGGCGCCGAGACGGGCAACGTGGCCCTGCGCGGCTTCGCCACCGGCGGCATCTACATCGGCGGCGGCATCACCCCGAAGATCCTTCCGCGGTTGCAAGATGGCCGCTTCGTGCGCGCGTTCGAGAACAAGGGCCGCTTCCGCGACTTCCTCTCGCGCATCGCGCTGAGCGTGGTCACGCAAGAAGGCACGGGCCTGCTCGGCTCGGCGCACTACGCTCGCTTGATGCTCTAGCGTCTCCGAACGACCCACGGCCCACGACCCACGACCCGCGATCGGGCCGCTCGGTCAGGCCCCGAACGGACCGGCGTCAGCCAGGCCTCCCTCTCAGGCAGGCCCGCCATGTTCAAGTACCCGCGCACGCCCCACCTGAAGGGCTCGCGCAAGCAGCCCGGCGACGAAGACCTCGAAGGCGTGCCGCACGCGCGCCTCGCGGGTCGGAACGTCGTGGTCGAAGAGAAGGTCGACGGCGCGAACGCCGGCATCTCCTTCGGCCCCGACGGCGCGCTCCGCTTGCAGAGCCGCGGCCACTACCTCACTGGCGGCCCGCGCGAACGCCACTTCGCCCTCTTCAAGGCCTGGGCGACCGCCCACCAGGTGGCGCTCCATCGGGCCTTGCAGTCGAGATATATCTTGTACGGCGAGTGGCTCTACGCCAAGCACACCGTCTTCTACGACGCGCTGCCGCACCTCTTCCTCGAGTTCGACGTCCTCGACACGGAGACCCACGAGTTCCTCGACACGCCCCGCCGCCGCAAGCTGCTCGCGGGCTGCCCGCTGGTGAGCGTGCCGGTGCTGCACCAGGGGCCGCTGCCCTCGCAGCGGCAGCTGGAAGGGATGATCCGGCCGTCGCTGTACAAGAGCAGCGCCTGGCGCTCCAACCTGCGCACGGTGTGCCTGGATCACGGGCTGGATCCGGATCGCACCGCGCGCGAGACCGACAACGCCGACCTCGCCGAGGGCTTGTATCTGAAGGTCGAGGAGCAGGGCCGCGTGGTGGAGCGCTACAAGTTCATCCGCGCCAGCTTCCTCACCAGCATCCTCGACGCGGGCACGCACTGGCTGAACCGACCCATCGTCCCCAACCAGCTCGCACCCGGTGTGAACCTCTACGAGCCGTCGCCATGAATTCGCCGTGGCCCATTCCCCAGCCGCCCGAGTTTCGCGTGGACTGGGCCGCGCTCGAGGCGGCGTGTCCGTGGATCCCGTCGCTCCGGGGCTGCGAGCAGGACGCGATTCACCACGCCGAGGGCGACGTGTGGATCCACACGCGCATGGTGGCCGAGGCCATGGCCGCCCTGCCCGCCTGGCGCGCGCTGCCGGCCGACGAGCGCGCGCTGGTGTTTTCGGCGGCGCTGCTGCACGACATCGCCAAGCCGTCGTGCACGCGCCGCGAGGACGATGGCCGGGTCACCGCGCGCGGCCACTCGCGCAAGGGGGAGCTGCAGGCGCGCGTGCTGCTCTGGGAGCTCGGCGTGGCGCCCGCGGATCGCGAGGCGCTCTGCAACCTGATCCGCTTTCACCAGCTGCCGTTCTTTCTCGTGGAGCGTGAGGATCCGGCGCGCACCGCGATCAGCGTGGCGGAAACCACGCGCTGCGATCACCTGACACTCGTGACCGAAGCCGACGCGCGCGGTCGGATCTGCGCGGATCTCGAGAAGCTGCTCGTCAACATCGCCTGCTTCCGCGAGCTCTGTGCCGACGCGGGCGTGCTCTCGGGTCCGCGCGAATTTGCGAACGACGTGAGCCGCGTGGAGTTCCTGCGCACGCCCGGCCGCGATCCCGCGTACGCCGCGCATGACGACCTCGCCTTCGAGGTGACGATGCTCTCGGGCTTACCCGGCGCTGGCAAGGACACCTGGGTCGCCGAGAACGCGAACGGCCGGCCGGTGCTCACGCTCGATGGCATTCGCCGCGAGCTCGACATCGACGCCGGCGAGCCGCAGGGCAAGGTGATCGCCGCGGCCGAGGAGCGCGCGCGTGAGCACCTGCGCGCCAGGCGGCCTTTCGTGTTCAACGCGACCAACCTCTCGCGCGAGCTGCGAGGCCAGTGGCTGAACCTGTTCCACGCGTATCGCGCGCGGGTGCGCATGGTGTACCTGGAGGTGTCGCGCGCGGAGCTCTTGCGTCGCAACCGCGAGCGCGACGCGCGCGTGCCCGATCACGCCCTCGCGCGGATGCTCGAGCGCTGGGAGGTGCCGGATCGCACCGAGGCGCACGTCGTCGAATATCGCTGGTGACTACTTCGGCAGCTTCGCCGCCGCCGCTTGATCCACCAGCCAACGCACCTTGCCGCGCGCCTGGCGAACCATGCCCAGGGGCCGCACGTCGAGCTCGATGGGCCCGTGCATCACCTGCTCGAGCATCTCGGCCTTGTCCGCGCCTTCCATCAGCACGTGGATCGCGCGCGCAAGCTGGATCACCGGCGTGGTGACGCTGATCCGATCCACCAGCGGTTTCACGTACGCCGGCGGCACCACGTGGACCATCACGCGATCGCGCACCAGCGCCTTGCCCGTGGTCGGAAACAGCGACGCCGTGTGCCCGTCGGTGCCCATCCCCTGCAGCATCACGTCGAAGATCGGCATGCCCTGCTCCACCGGCATCCGATGCAGGAGCTCGTCGGCGTAGCGCGCAGCCTCGGCCGGCCGATCCGTCGCCTCGCCGCGGATCCGATGCACCTGGCCATCGGGCAGCGCGAGCGCGTCGAGCATGGCCAGCTTCGCCATGCGGAAATTGGAGTCCGCGTGATCCGGCGGAACGCAGCGCTCGTCGCCGAACCAGAGGTGCACGCGCGTCCAGTCGAGCTCGCCTCGCGCAGGCCCTGCGAGCTTCTCGAACACGGGCTTGGGCGTGCGGCCGCCCGAGAGCGCCAGGTGAAACGCACCGCGCGCCGAGATCGCCGAACGGGCCGCATCGGCGATGTGCCGCACCGCCGCGTCCACGAGCTGCGGCTGCGACGCGAAGATCTCCAGCGCCGTGCTC of Deltaproteobacteria bacterium contains these proteins:
- the glk gene encoding glucokinase, coding for MSEPVILAGDIGGTNTRLCLYQVNGAEVVELRGQSYSSKGVKSLDELVRRFMSEGPPVRLGAAALAVAGPVVDGRCVATNLPWVLEEAHLAEAAKVAHLKLLNDLQALAFGVLFLPRHQLISLNGLGPPGRGAAAVIAVGTGLGQAYLHWDGARYHPSPSEGSHGEFGPQNEIQLELSRYLIQRFGHPSTERVISGPGFSVIYDFLVQTGREKAPAELEQELTTGDRNAIISMHGVKGRYDICARVMEIFIDCFGAETGNVALRGFATGGIYIGGGITPKILPRLQDGRFVRAFENKGRFRDFLSRIALSVVTQEGTGLLGSAHYARLML
- a CDS encoding RNA ligase family protein; the protein is MFKYPRTPHLKGSRKQPGDEDLEGVPHARLAGRNVVVEEKVDGANAGISFGPDGALRLQSRGHYLTGGPRERHFALFKAWATAHQVALHRALQSRYILYGEWLYAKHTVFYDALPHLFLEFDVLDTETHEFLDTPRRRKLLAGCPLVSVPVLHQGPLPSQRQLEGMIRPSLYKSSAWRSNLRTVCLDHGLDPDRTARETDNADLAEGLYLKVEEQGRVVERYKFIRASFLTSILDAGTHWLNRPIVPNQLAPGVNLYEPSP
- a CDS encoding AAA family ATPase, yielding MNSPWPIPQPPEFRVDWAALEAACPWIPSLRGCEQDAIHHAEGDVWIHTRMVAEAMAALPAWRALPADERALVFSAALLHDIAKPSCTRREDDGRVTARGHSRKGELQARVLLWELGVAPADREALCNLIRFHQLPFFLVEREDPARTAISVAETTRCDHLTLVTEADARGRICADLEKLLVNIACFRELCADAGVLSGPREFANDVSRVEFLRTPGRDPAYAAHDDLAFEVTMLSGLPGAGKDTWVAENANGRPVLTLDGIRRELDIDAGEPQGKVIAAAEERAREHLRARRPFVFNATNLSRELRGQWLNLFHAYRARVRMVYLEVSRAELLRRNRERDARVPDHALARMLERWEVPDRTEAHVVEYRW
- the pgl gene encoding 6-phosphogluconolactonase, translated to MSTALEIFASQPQLVDAAVRHIADAARSAISARGAFHLALSGGRTPKPVFEKLAGPARGELDWTRVHLWFGDERCVPPDHADSNFRMAKLAMLDALALPDGQVHRIRGEATDRPAEAARYADELLHRMPVEQGMPIFDVMLQGMGTDGHTASLFPTTGKALVRDRVMVHVVPPAYVKPLVDRISVTTPVIQLARAIHVLMEGADKAEMLEQVMHGPIELDVRPLGMVRQARGKVRWLVDQAAAAKLPK